GGGTCAAGCCAGAACATCGCGGGATGGTTGAGCGATGGCTGGGTTGTTTCGGCAAGTATGCTGAAATACTGATGGACTCTAAATCACAGAAATGCCTTGTACACGGGGACTATCGGCTTGATAATATGTTGTTTCGCCATGAAGGCGGGCAGCCTGTTTCGTTATCTGTGGTTGACTGGCAGATGGTCAACTATGGCCCTGTTTTCCAGGACATCGCATTTTTCCTCGGAGTTTCAGTTCCCACAGAGACTCGGAGAGCCCACGAGAGCGAGCTGATACAGCTGTACTACGATGCCCTCGGACCTAGCCCATCATTCTCACTGGAGGAGTGTATTGAGGGCGTCCGCAAACAGAGCTTCCTTGGTCTCCCCATGGCATTTGCCTCGCCCATGCTCCTCGAACAGACAGACCGCGGAGACGACATGTTCCTGACCATGCTTGACCGACTAGCCACGTATATCATCGACACAAACGCAGTCGAGACACTGCCCCCACCTGGTCTTCCCAAACCGCTCGCTGTCGATGCCAACGACGAGGGCGCCCACCCTGCTAGCAAAGACCCGCTTCACAACGAGAGTTGGTATTTCGATGTAGCAGACGTCGAACAAGGAATCGGCGTCTGGATACGACTAGGCGTAACCCCAAATCAGCCAGGATCCTGGTACAACGCACTGATTTCTGGACCTGGGCGACCAACCGTTGCAGTCGTCGACTTCGAAGCGCCGACCCCAGGAGCAGACCTGGTAATCAACAGTCACCGCATAAAAGCGACTCACTCCCCAGATGATCCCTTGAAGGAATACCGACTGACTCTCATCGGCCGGGGTGAGTCCTTCGATGACCCTGCTgccctcctccagcgtgAGAAAGGAACACCTGTCGCTGTGCATATAGATCTGACTTGGCATACATCTGGAACACCATACCAATGGCGCATTGCAACAAGATATGAGATCCCTTGCACAGTCACCGGGAAAATCCTCGTCGATAAAGCTGTTACAACCCTCGCCCATGCCCCCGGACAGCGAGACCACTCCTGGGGCGTCCGCGACTGGTGGTCCTTCGACTGGGTGTGGAGCGCATTCCATCTTGAAGACGGCACGCATTTCCACGGAGTTCAGGTCCGACTGCCTACTGGGTCCGTTCCGATTGGATATATACAGAGTCCGAGTATTCCTATCGCGGAACTTCGTGGTGTGGACGTCATGGAGCAGGTTTCTCCGGATGGACTTCCGCAGACTGCGTTGATTAAGTATTCGTCTGATGGATTGGATGATGTCGTCCTTCATATTCAGCCCCGTGGGCAGGCTCCTGTTCGTCTTACAGCGCCGGATGGCCGTGTATCTCTCTTCCCTCGTCTTTGGGGGGAGGTTCGTGCTCAGGATGGACGTAAAGGAGTTGGTTGGATTGAGTGGAACTTTTGCCACTGATCAGTAGATTtaatttagtaaattatatagctactttcctttctttaataaatttttaaaagtctttactagtttataaattattttctttaagTTATATTAACTCTAGTATTAGAATAAGTCTTCTTCTATTAtagcggcgcataacaaCTACCTATAAGGTCCTTGGCCtttggggttgttgcgaaTAGTGTGAAATGGCGTAATACACCCAATAAAGAAGATTTAGAGTACCGCGAGGTATGATTTCAAGAAATAGAAATAGTTAATAGATTAACGCTGAAGTTCTAAGGTTCAACCCTTCGCGAAGTAAAGAGGTCTCCTTCCCTACTGAGTCAGGCTCTGGCTTACTCGGCTCTGCTCTTTCATAAATATCTAAGATATCTTGCAAAGGGTCTTACAGTCTTAGCAAAGTAGAGTCAATAGACCCGTCCAATTCTCTGACGCAGCGCATGGCATCGAGGTACACTTTCTTCCCCGGTATAGAAGTCTCGTCGGTGACTGTTGATAAAGACATCTCGCAAGAAACCAACAAAGCCCTTATATGCATTGCATGATTGACATCACTCATCGACAGTTCGCCTAGATATCTGCGAGCGAGCTCATTGTGCTTCTCATAAGCATCGATTATTCGAGCGCGAGAGTCATCCGCAAGATATTCGCCTCTTATACAAGTCGCAGATGCCTGACAGAGTAATATTAAGAGCTCGTCTTTGACTGCCAGGATGTCGTGTATGATAGATGGTGTTGATAACTGAAGTCCCGATAATTTCTCTTCTATAGTGCGTTCGTCGGATACTAGATAAGTCTCACAGGCGAACCAATCCTTTTGCTCATTGCCGCGTAATATAAGCCACGACATTACGTGGTTATATAACGGATCTTCTTCGAAATGTCGCTTCCAGAGAAACAAGACGGTTTTTGCGATAGCAAGACCCCCAAAGGAATTGGCATTCCCAAACAACCGTTTCAACGACCCGTACAAAGCATTGAACGCTTGACCCTGTGTGTTGCGACTTTCATATGGGGTCTCGTCTGCAATATCAATAAATTGCACATCAATCAGGCCTTGATATGGCCTTTCTAGCACCCGTGAGATGAGACTCGCAGCTTGCCATGGTTCGTACTCGCAAATGTCCTCGGGCTTTCTTTCGCCCTTTTTGAGGCACAGCTTTCTTATCCCTTCCGCCGTTTCCGGAAGAGTAAACTTGGAGGTCAGTTCGGAAAATGCAGCCACAAAGTGGTACATCAATAAGGCCCTATATTCAGGTCTGCAGTCGGCATTATTCACGGCGCATGATGGATGAAAAGATTGTAGCACGACTGTGCTATGACCGTTAAAGATAGAGATTTCCTTGCGCTCCAGTTGATAACTGTCTCCCGGCAGCTCGATTTGCTTCAGCCATTCGTCGCAATATGCGTCACGGTGGCATCTTAATATGACTTTTGGTTTCTTCACTTTCAGGATTTGTGCGAGGACTTCATGACATGTTTTATCTTCGTCTGTTGTATATTTATCAGGTCGATAGGAAAATGCGTCCAGTACGGTGACAGTATGTATGCTTCGGGCACCTTTGGTAGCGAAGCGAATGAGTTCGTCGACTGCTAACAGAGTCCCGCAACTTTGGACAAAGTCTTCGAAACTAACGTCGAATTTGTGGTTTCTTCTGTGACGTGGACGTTCCAATATAACCACTATGTCTGAAAAGCCGGCTGCTAAGTTCTGCGCTTGAGTGAGTTCGTCTTCAGGCCGAAGTAGAGCTTTGCCGAATTTCTCGAGTATCTCAATAGCTTCGTGATCTCCGCGGGTAGGAAGACAGACCGGCGGAGCATGGGCTAGGTCTTTCATCGATAGAGGAACGGGAATTTGGAGGCACGTTTGAATACCGTGAGAGCACATTGTTTTTAAGATGTTCGTTATCAAATACACGCTTTGGgatggggagagagagatggagacaTCCCAAGTGAGCTAAGGTAGATCTGGTGATCATGACGCGTCCTGAAGGGAGTGACTGGGGTTGGAGTTCATGATGGCCCAGACTAGTACATTTCAAGTAAAGC
This sequence is a window from Aspergillus puulaauensis MK2 DNA, chromosome 6, nearly complete sequence. Protein-coding genes within it:
- a CDS encoding uncharacterized protein (COG:S;~EggNog:ENOG410PV5N;~InterPro:IPR015897,IPR011009,IPR004119;~PFAM:PF02958,PF01636); amino-acid sequence: MSSSIHTVEDLSVQFLSTALSRDVAKFSSERIGTGQVGECHRINLEYAEGETGPSSAVIKLAASGTLSRQSGWKLGIYERESRFYSDIAPTLKDCSSIVKCYSTVADRDSDLFHILLEDISPATVGNDIVGASLEEARLAVKALGSLQGVSLKTVPPEWLDVGVKASQTQLQAFWKGFLGRYQDRVKPEHRGMVERWLGCFGKYAEILMDSKSQKCLVHGDYRLDNMLFRHEGGQPVSLSVVDWQMVNYGPVFQDIAFFLGVSVPTETRRAHESELIQLYYDALGPSPSFSLEECIEGVRKQSFLGLPMAFASPMLLEQTDRGDDMFLTMLDRLATYIIDTNAVETLPPPGLPKPLAVDANDEGAHPASKDPLHNESWYFDVADVEQGIGVWIRLGVTPNQPGSWYNALISGPGRPTVAVVDFEAPTPGADLVINSHRIKATHSPDDPLKEYRLTLIGRGESFDDPAALLQREKGTPVAVHIDLTWHTSGTPYQWRIATRYEIPCTVTGKILVDKAVTTLAHAPGQRDHSWGVRDWWSFDWVWSAFHLEDGTHFHGVQVRLPTGSVPIGYIQSPSIPIAELRGVDVMEQVSPDGLPQTALIKYSSDGLDDVVLHIQPRGQAPVRLTAPDGRVSLFPRLWGEVRAQDGRKGVGWIEWNFCH
- a CDS encoding uncharacterized protein (COG:S;~EggNog:ENOG410PXQY); this encodes MCSHGIQTCLQIPVPLSMKDLAHAPPVCLPTRGDHEAIEILEKFGKALLRPEDELTQAQNLAAGFSDIVVILERPRHRRNHKFDVSFEDFVQSCGTLLAVDELIRFATKGARSIHTVTVLDAFSYRPDKYTTDEDKTCHEVLAQILKVKKPKVILRCHRDAYCDEWLKQIELPGDSYQLERKEISIFNGHSTVVLQSFHPSCAVNNADCRPEYRALLMYHFVAAFSELTSKFTLPETAEGIRKLCLKKGERKPEDICEYEPWQAASLISRVLERPYQGLIDVQFIDIADETPYESRNTQGQAFNALYGSLKRLFGNANSFGGLAIAKTVLFLWKRHFEEDPLYNHVMSWLILRGNEQKDWFACETYLVSDERTIEEKLSGLQLSTPSIIHDILAVKDELLILLCQASATCIRGEYLADDSRARIIDAYEKHNELARRYLGELSMSDVNHAMHIRALLVSCEMSLSTVTDETSIPGKKVYLDAMRCVRELDGSIDSTLLRL